Proteins from a genomic interval of Trichoderma breve strain T069 chromosome 2, whole genome shotgun sequence:
- a CDS encoding hint-domain-containing protein — MTNLNKQNPDAGVPVVHAQHEQLPIREEKPKQGAADPPPYDAQAGPVDLQLHHIASKDALFVKIQPPKEPSKLISHVACDVVLVIDVSGSMCSAAPVPGEGAEETGLSVLDLTKHAAFTIIETMDERDRLGIVTFETESKVVQWLEPMTDSNKEEARKRVKALKPMGSTNLWHGMLDAIKLFNKEQDSNRVPAMMVLTDGEPNHMCPSKGYIPKLRSMPPLPATIHTFGFGYSLRSGLLKSIAEFSGGNYAFIPDAGMIGTVFVHAIANLQSTFATKASLKLKYAATLEIEETVVDTVDKHAPVDVGNGQKELTISLGNIQYGQSRDLWLRLKGAAQEKQAPVEAILTYEETEKPSPGLASTRLGDDTRGVVTVSDNEVVFHESRALVCKFISSLFPLASDGEYRALTAVNEQTEHRNQLTKLIESLPGRELTDDLNKALMDDLKGAEPRGQISIALSTPEYFIKWGRHFLPSYVNALSRQICNSFKDATPLQFGSQSPLFIACRDRLDNAFDNIPAPEPSRVILRNRGRVNSSGTTSHASHTTMARYRNSSGVCFAGSTTVELASGKMTEIRKLKSGIRVRTPLGPRKVAMVLKTKVSSELLYRIGSLLVTPWHPLSMDGKNWDFPANMSDIPVLYTGFIYSVLLQPDRRPDAHAIRVADTWGVTLGHGILRGAADIRAHEFFGDYARVRMGLMKLEDAGRKGVVKGGGIERDPITGLVRGFRRMSENAHIEKIVQV, encoded by the coding sequence ATGACCAATCTCAACAAACAGAATCCGGATGCTGGCGTCCCGGTTGTTCATGCCCAGCATGAGCAACTGCCCATCCGTGAGGAGAAGCCCAAACAAGGGGCAGCGGATCCGCCTCCCTATGACGCTCAGGCCGGCCCTGTTGAccttcaactccatcacaTTGCTTCCAAGGATGCTCTCTTTGTCAAGATACAGCCTCCCAAGGAACCCTCAAAGCTTATTAGCCATGTAGCCTGCGACGTTGTCCTGGTGATTGACGTATCTGGGAGCATGTGCTCAGCTGCTCCTGTGCCCGGCGAAGGCGCTGAAGAAACAGGTCTTTCCGTCTTGGATTTGACCAAGCACGCTGCATTTACCATCATTGAAACAATGGATGAGAGGGATCGTCTCGGCATTGTGACGTTTGAGACTGAGTCCAAGGTGGTGCAGTGGCTTGAGCCCATGACAGACAgcaacaaggaggaggctCGCAAAAGAGTCAAGGCCCTGAAACCAATGGGCTCGACCAATCTTTGGCACGGCATGTTGGATGCAATTaagctcttcaacaaggaGCAAGACAGCAACCGTGTGCCAGCCATGATGGTCTTGACAGACGGAGAGCCGAACCACATGTGTCCTTCGAAGGGCTACATCCCAAAGCTGAGGTCCATGCCTCCTTTGCCCGCCACCATCCACACATTTGGTTTCGGATACAGCCTTCGATCCGGGCTGCTCAAGTCCATTGCCGAATTCAGCGGCGGCAATTATGCTTTCATTCCCGATGCTGGCATGATCGGAACCGTCTTTGTCCACGCCATTGCCAACTTGCAGTCCACTTTTGCAACCAAGGCTTCGTTGAAACTGAAGTACGCGGCCACACTTGAGATCGAGGAGACAGTTGTTGATACTGTTGACAAGCATGCTccagttgatgttggcaatgGGCAGAAGGAGTTGACCATTTCCTTGGGAAACATCCAGTACGGACAGTCACGAGACCTTTGGCTCCGCCTCAAGGGTGCCGCACAGGAAAAGCAGGCCCCCGTTGAAGCCATACTCACGTATGAGGAGACTGAGAAACCATCCCCAGGACTGGCCTCGACACGCCTTGGCGACGATACACGTGGTGTGGTGACCGTCTCCGATAATGAAGTAGTCTTCCATGAATCACGAGCACTCGTCTGCAAATTCATCTCGTCTCTGTTCCCACTCGCATCGGATGGAGAATACAGAGCACTGACAGCGGTGAACGAACAAACCGAACATCGTAACCAGCTAACAAAGCTCATCGAGTCTCTGCCCGGCCGCGAACTTACCGACGATCTGAATAAGGCGTTGATGGATGATCTCAAAGGCGCCGAGCCCAGGGGCCAGATCAGCATCGCCCTGTCGACGCCGGAATACTTTATCAAATGGGGCCGGCACTTCCTGCCGTCGTATGTCAACGCCCTCAGCCGCCAGATCTGCAACTCTTTCAAAGATGCGACACCGCTTCAATTCGGCTCCCAGAGCCCGCTCTTTATTGCTTGTCGTGATCGTTTGGATAATGCCTTTGACAACATTCCGGCCCCTGAGCCATCCAGGGTCATTTTGCGTAACAGAGGCAGAGTCAATAGCAGCGGCACCACCTCTCACGCTTCTCACACGACCATGGCGAGGTACCGGAACTCCTCTGGCGTGTGTTTCGCGGGCTCGACTACCGTGGAACTGGCTTCGGGCAAGATGACAGAAATCAGAAAGCTCAAGAGCGGGATCCGGGTGCGCACGCCTCTCGGGCCGAGAAAAGTGGCCATGGTCCTCAAGACAAAGGTGTCGAGCGAGTTGCTCTACCGGATCGGCTCGCTGCTTGTCACGCCGTGGCACCCCTTGTCCATGGACGGCAAGAACTGGGACTTTCCGGCCAACATGTCGGACATTCCGGTGCTTTATACTGGCTTCATCTACTCTGTCTTGCTGCAGCCTGACAGGAGGCCAGATGCTCATGCTATTCGTGTTGCCGATACCTGGGGTGTTACACTGGGACACGGCATCCTAAGGGGAGCAGCTGATATTCGAGCGCACGAGTTCTTTGGCGATTATGCGAGAGTGAGAATGGGGCTGATGAAGCTAGAGGATGCAGGTAGGAAAGGCGTTGTCAAAGGAGGAGGCATTGAGCGAGATCCTATAACAGGACTTGTGAGAGGATTTCGACGCATGTCGGAAAATGCACACATTGAGAAGATAGTACAAGTTTGA